A stretch of Fusarium poae strain DAOMC 252244 chromosome 2, whole genome shotgun sequence DNA encodes these proteins:
- a CDS encoding hypothetical protein (SECRETED:SignalP(1-20)~CAZy:GH28), which translates to MRYLPILGFLGSFAIATIDAVSLPQDVPRDVSGFRQKHPYNPPKHEQRKIIKVRTSKDHQDDVSEDFKRGVRQADRGNTLYLPHGQTFVIGKALDLTGLSDIHIHLEGEIRFTDDVKYWQENAWYHPFQKSIMFWKWGGQDIKTNTGAAWLTVVDNAGGMSLRPVQAQNTTNLDVSGIHLKDSPCWNNFIVSSKNISFTDVVATALSNNGSIIPKNTDFMNTMNTSTVRIERTWVNIDDDCFSPKPNSSDLYVNTMYCNGTHGQSMGSLGQYKGEVSNVHDVHIENVWMMNGDYSGARIKVWAGNETGTGFVNNVTFKNFWVARMDYGIFLDSCYFNKSADECNAHPSGMHITNIHFENFTGYTSGVYGNAVARLSCSSAEDAVCANITLKNFDVKPPCGGEPVVICDGMHGDVGVNCVPYESDEAQVALKAKCETPLVPIDTDPWGSGLIEKKKGAFHTE; encoded by the exons ATGCGTTATCTTCCAATCTTAGGTTTTCTAGGGTCGTTCGCTATCGCCACCATCGATGCTGTGTCTCTGCCGCAGGATGTACCTCGTGATGTCTCGGGTTTTCGGCAGAAACATCCATACAATCCTCCCAAGCATGAGCAACGCAAGATAATAAAGGTCCGCACATCTAAAGATCACCAGGATGATGTTTCCGAAGACTTCAAGCGTGGTGTGCGTCAGGCTGATCGGGGTAACACCTTGTACTTGCCACATGGTCAGACATTCGTCATTGGGAAGGCGCTTGATTTGACTGGACTCAGTGATATTCACATTCACTTAGAGGGCGAGATCCGG TTTACGGATGACGTTAAATATTGGCAGGAAAACGCTTGGTATCACCCTTTCCAAAAGTCCATTATGTTTTGGAAATGGGGAGGGCAAGATATCAAG ACCAACACAGGTGCCGCATGGCTGACAGTAGTAGACAACGCTGGTGGAATGAGTTTGAGGCCGGTACAGGCTC AGAACACGACCAACCTTGATGTTTCCGGTATTCATCTCAAGGACTCACCCTGCTGGAACAACTTCATCGTGAGCTCCAAGAACATCTCATTCACCGATGTCGTAGCAACCGCTCTGTCAAATAATGGTAGCATCATACCCAAGAACACTGACTTTATGAATACAATGAACACTTCGACCGTGCGAATTGAGAGGACATGGGTCAATATCGATGATGACTGTTTCTCTCCCAAGCCTAATAGCTCCGATCTTTACGTCAACACTATGTACTGTAACGGCACACATGGCCAA TCTATGGGATCCCTGGGACAATACAAGGGGGAAGTCTCTAATGTTCACGATGTACATATCGAGAACGTTTGGATGATGAATGGAGAT TATTCCGGTGCTCGTATCAAAGTCTGGGCCGGAAATGAAACTGGCACGGGCTTTGTTAACAACGTAACGTTCAA AAACTTCTGGGTCGCACGCATGGACTACGGAATTTTCCTCGATTCTTGCTATTTCAACAAATCAGCGGATGAGTGCAATGCTCATCCCTCAGGCATGCATATTACCAACATACACTTCGAGAACTTCACCGGTTACACGTCTGGTGTTTATGGTAACGCTGTGGCTCGTCTTTCTTGTTCGTCTGCTGAAGATGCTGTTTGCGCCAACATTACTCTCAAGAACTTTGACGTCAAACCACCATGCGGCGGAGAGCCCGTGGTTATCTGCGATGGGATGCATGGCGATGTTGGTGTGAACTGTGTTCCATATGAAAGCGATGAGGCTCAAGTTGCACTAAAGGCAAAATGTGAAACACCATTGGTGCCTATCGACACGGATCCTTGGGGCAGTGGATtaattgagaagaagaagggtgcCTTTCATACAGAGTAG
- a CDS encoding hypothetical protein (SECRETED:SignalP(1-21)~CAZy:GH3) produces MILTPVSGLLALSLLNHGVLAQNQPDVITEDTHFYGQSPPVYPTPQQAETGSWSVAVSKAKELVSQLTLEEKVNLTAGGQTTTGCSGFVPGVPRLGFPGLCLADAGNGVRNTDYVSAFPAGIHVGASWNPELTYSRSYYMGSEAKTKGINVLLGPVFGPLGRVVEGGRNWEGFSNDPYLAGRLGHEAVAGIQKAGVVACGKHWLAQEQETHRLASAATKAEAVSSNVDDKTLHELYMWPFADAVHAGLASVMCSYNRANGSYACQNSKLLNGLLKGELGFQGFVVSDWGAQHSGMASALAGLDVAMPSSIVWGANLTLGVNNGTVPESHVDGMATRILATWYQLNQDQSDFPIPGYGLAKDLSAPHLIVDARNASSKSTLWDGAVEGHVLVKNTNKTLPLKSNLKLVSLFGYSHKAPAKNNPEPVVKGAMFAPWAIGAQSANITELNGGFLGNLNLTYSAIAPNGTLISGGGSGAAAAGLISSPFDAFVSRARKDGTSLYWDFESWDPSVNPTSEACIVAGNVWASEGWDRPAIYDDYTDSLINNVADKCANTIVVLHNAGARLVDGFISHPNITAVIYAHLPGQDSGEALVSLLYGDENPSGRLPYTVARNETDYGITLKPDLTLAPNKFQHFPQSDFSEGVFIDYRHFDAKNITPRYEFGFGLSYTTFEYTDLQLSGPDTTVPEYPTGALTEGGRADLWDVVAVVSAKVSNTGDVDGKEVAQLYVGTPGDDTPVRQLRGFQKPSIKAGEAAEVKFELTRRDLSVWNVVAQEWQLQRGDYNIFVGSSSRDLPLQRTLTI; encoded by the exons ATGATTTTGACTCCTGTGTCGGGCCTTTTGGCTCTCTCTCTATTGAATCATGGTGTCCTAGCTCAGAACCAGCCCGATGTTATCACCGAGGATACTCACTTCTACGGTCAATCACCACCAGTATACCCTACGC CGCAGCAAGCTGAAACTGGTTCTTGGTCTGTGGCTGTCTCCAAAGCTAAAGAATTGGTGTCTCAGTTGACTCTTGAAGAGAAGGTCAATCTGACTGCAGGAGGCCAAACAACCACTGGTTGCTCTGGCTTCGTCCCCGGAGTTCCTCGTCTAGGCTTCCCAGGCTTGTGTTTAGCAGATGCCGGCAACGGTGTCCGCAACACAGACTATGTCAGCGCATTTCCGGCAGGCATTCATGTCGGTGCAAGCTGGAACCCTGAGTTGACTTACAGTCGAAGTTATTATATGGGGTCTGaggccaagaccaagggTATAAATGTTCTCCTCGGCCCAGTCTTTGGTCCTCTAGGACGAGTGGTCGAAGGCGGTCGCAACTGGGAAGGCTTCTCAAATGATCCTTATCTTGCTGGAAGGTTGGGCCATGAAGCTGTAGCTGGAATTCAGAAAGCAGGTGTTGTTGCTTGTGGAAAGCACTGGCTGGCTCAAGAGCAAGAGACACACAGACTTGCCTCTGCCGCCACAAAGGCAGAGGCTGTATCATCAAATGTCGATGACAAGACGCTTCATGAGTTGTACATGTG GCCTTTCGCCGATGCAGTCCATGCAGGACTTGCCAGTGTGATGTGCAGTTACAACAGAGCCAACGGTTCTTACGCTTGCCAGAACTCGAAACTTCTCAATGGCCTTTTGAAAGGAGAGTTGGGCTTCCAAGGTTTCGTCGTTTCTGACTGGGGTGCGCAGCACTCTGGTATGGCTTCAGCTCTCGCCGGACTTGATGTCGCGATGCCCAGCTCTATAGTATGGGGTGCCAACCTGACTCTTGGTGTTAACAACGGAACCGTTCCTGAATCACATGTTGACGGCATGGCTACCAG AATTCTCGCCACTTGGTATCAGCTCAACCAGGATCAGTCAGACTTCCCCATTCCCGGCTACGGATTAGCCAAGGACCTGTCGGCTCCTCATCTTATTGTAGATGCTCGAAACGCGAGTTCCAAGTCTACGCTATGGGATGGTGCGGTAGAAGGTCATGTTCTTGTTAAAAACACCAACAAGACATTGCCGCTCAAGTCCAACCTGAAGCTTGTCTCCCTATTTGGCTACTCGCACAAAGCCCCTGCTAAGAACAACCCAGAGCCAGTAGTCAAAGGTGCCATGTTCGCTCCCTGGGCTATCGGTGCCCAATCTGCCAACATCACTGAGCTGAACGGAGGTTTCCTGGGAAACCTGAACCTCACCTACTCAGCCATTGCACCTAACGGCACACTCATCTCTGGGGGAGGTTCTGGAGCTGCTGCCGCAGGTTTGATCAGTTCGCCCTTCGATGCGTTTGTTTCTCGAGCCAGAAAGGATGGCACCTCACTATACTGGGATTTCGAAAGCTGGGATCCTTCTGTCAATCCTACCTCTGAAGCTTGCATCGTTGCTGGAAACGTATGGGCTAGCGAAGGTTGGGACAGACCAGCTATTTACGATGACTACACTGAcagtctcatcaacaacGTTGCTGACAAATGCGCAAACACAATTGTCGTTCTTCACAACGCTGGTGCACGTTTGGTGGATGGTTTCATTAGTCACCCCAATATCACCGCTGTTATCTACGCACACTTGCCAGGTCAGGACAGCGGAGAGGCACTCGTTTCTTTGCTATATGGAGATGAGAATCCATCGGGTCGTCTTCCGTATACCGTCGCCCGCAACGAGACAGACTATGGTATAACTCTCAAGCCAGACTTGACTCTTGCACCCAATAAGTTCCAGCACTTCCCTCAATCTGACTTTTCGGAGGGTGTCTTCATCGACTACCGACATTTCGACGCTAAGAACATTACGCCTCGCTACGAGTTTGGCTTCGGTTTGAGTTACACGACCTTCGAGTATACTGATCTCCAACTGTCTGGCCCCGATACAACAGTCCCAGAATACCCGACTGGGGCTCTTACTGAGGGTGGACGCGCCGATCTATGggatgttgttgctgttgtctCAGCCAAGGTCAGCAACACAGGTGACGTTGATGGCAAGGAAGTTGCGCAACTATATGTAGGTACTCCAGGTGATGATACTCCCGTCAGACAACTCCGGGGTTTCCAGAAGCCGAGCATTAAGGCTGGAGAAGCAGCGGAGGTCAAATTCGAGCTCACACGTCGCGACTTGAGCGTTTGGAACGTTGTTGCCCAAGAATGGCAGCTTCAGCGGGGTGACTATAATATTTTTGTTGGAAGCAGTAGCCGAGACCTTCCTTTGCAAAGAACATTGACTATTTGA
- a CDS encoding hypothetical protein (TransMembrane:1 (o35-55i)), which produces MPQKRGVSTPKTQSSQGHQAKGETWDERPFFSTPLTLTIGVLAIGAIIPFVYGLLGETTPKTAVIDLEKLPETAQVIDQKSFNVLERVPPPSEVNATARFLWPGVTRESLLERPFHVYDAEFLQVIGNNPTLTLLATSDKDPIFHEAVVWNPPTEEVFFVQSAGSPDAGTGLEKSSIIQKISLADAEALRNGSHTQGRVEITVVDSKPQIINPNGGTNYKGQIIFAGEGQGENVPSALYLMNPEKPYNTTTLVNNYFGRQFNSINDVSVNPRNGHIYFTDTMYGYWQHFRPEPGLRNQVYRLDPDTGALTVVADRFAAPNGITFSPDGRHAYITDTGLSNGLFGVNPTNPASIYRFDVQKDGSWDNRKTFAYVGSRLPDGIHCDSKGNVYAGCGDGVHVWNPSGKLIGKIYTSMNAANFQLVGKGRMIIMGRTKLFFATIAASEAPLS; this is translated from the exons ATGCCTCAGAAGCGGGGTGTGTCGACGCCCAAGACTCAAAGCAGCCAAGGGCACCAAGCCAAGGGAGAGACTTGGGACGAAAGGCCATTCTTTTCCACTCCATTGACCCTGACTATCGGTGTCCTGGCAATAGGAGCCATAATACCTTTTGTTTATGGACTTCTTGGTGAGACAACGCCAAAGACAGCTGTGATCGACCTGGAAAAGTTACCAGAAACGGCCCAGGTAATTGACCAAAAAAGCTTCAATGTCCTGGAGCGTGTTCCGCCACCCAGTGAAGTCAATGCTACAGCG AGGTTTCTGTGGCCGGGAGTCACACGAGAATCTCTTTTGGAACGACCATTCCACGTCTACGACGCCGAATTCCTACAAGTCATCGGGAACAATCCAACATTAACGCTGCTCGCCACCTCTGACAAGGACCCTATCTTCCATGAGGCTGTAGTATG GAATCCACCCACTGAAGAAGTGTTTTTCGTGCAATCAGCAGGGTCTCCAGACGCAGGGACGGGTCTCGAGAAGTCATCCATTATCCAGAAAATTTCCCTAGCCGATGCTGAAGCGTTGCGAAATGGCTCTCACACACAAGGTCGCGTCGAGATAACAGTGGTAGACTCTAAACCACAGATCATAAATCCTAATG GCGGAACAAACTACAAAGGTCAGATCATCTTTGCAGGcgaaggccaaggagaaaACGTTCCTTCCGCTCTTTACCTGATGAACCCAGAGAAGCCATATAATACTACAA CACTTGTCAACAATTACTTCGGAAGGCAATTTAACTCAATTAACGACGTTTCCGTCAACCCAAGAAACGGACACATCTACTTCACCGATACAATGTATGGCTATTGGCAGCATTTCCGTCCTGAGCCGGGATTGAGAAACCAAGTTTATCGTCTCGATCCAGATACAGGAGCTTTAACTGTTGTTGCCGATCGGTTCGCTGCTCCAAACG GCATAACGTTTTCTCCGGATGGGAGGCACGCATATATCACCGATACAGGCCTCAGCAACGGACTCTTCGGGGTGAATCCTACCAATCCCGCATCAAT CTACCGCTTTGATGTCCAGAAGGATGGATCTTGGGATAATCGCAAGACGTTCGCATACGTGGGTTCGCGTTTACCTGATG GCATCCATTGTGACTCAAAGGGTAATGTCTATGCAGGATGCGGCGATGGTGTCCACGTCTGGAATCCTTCAGGCAAGCTCATCGGCAAAATATACACGAGCATGAATGCAGCCAACTTTCAATTGGTAGGAAAAGGTCGGATGATCATAATGGGAAGAACAAAGCTGTTCTTTGCTACAATCGCTGCGTCTGAGGCCCCGTTGAGCTGA
- a CDS encoding hypothetical protein (SECRETED:SignalP(1-20)) — MQNKIFTAAALLGAMASVHASPVTKQVKRDVLTALPEGADEIELKFQPSLDFDSDGCYQTAAIDPDGNLNPGHGATGTPQGDCRDPPQLENSNTYSRKRCNNGICAIMYETYYEKDQSALGTFAGGHRHDWENIVVFAKDDTVLRVAPSCHGGYGGASNDFPIDGTSPLLVYHKDGAGTHCYRFANDDDRNEPENPTGSFFKAPLVGWDNWPDVGLRDKMLQNWSGGVGPKLDDEFGDSLKDAAGDGVEGFDPYVDE; from the exons ATGCAGAACAAGATCTTTACAGCCGCGGCCCTTCTAGGTGCTATGGCCTCAGTTCATGCCTCTCCCGTCACCAAGCAAGTCAAGCGAGACGTCCTCACTGCCCTTCCTGAGGGTGCAGATGAGATTGAGCTCAAGTTCCAGCCGTCTCTCGACTTTGACAGTGATGGCTGTTACCAGACTGCTGCCATCGACCCTGATGGTAACCTCAACCCTGGCCACGGTGCCACGGGTACCCCTCAGGGAGACTGCCGTGATCCTCCACAGCTGGAGAACAGCAACACCTATTCTCGCAAGCGTTGTAACAACGGCATCTGCGCTATTAT GTATGAGACATACTATGAGAAGGATCAGAGCGCACTAGGCACATTTGCCGGTGGTCACCGCCACGACTGGGAGAACATTGTCGTCTTCGCCAAGGACGACACAGTCCTTCGTGTTGCTCCCTCATGCCATGGTGGCTACGGCGGTGCCAGCAACGACTTCCCTATCGACGGAACAAGCCCTCTTCTCGTCTACCACAAGGATGGTGCCGGTACTCATTGCTACCGCTTCGCGAATGACGATGACCGCAACGAACCCGAAAACCCTACTGGCTCATTCTTCAAGGCTCCTCTTGTTGGGTGGGACAACTGGCCCGATGTTGGTCTCCGAGACAAGATGCTCCAGAACTGGAGTGGTGGTGTTGGACCCAAGTTGGATGATGAGTTTGGTGACTCACTCAAGGATGCTGCAGGTGACGGTGTTGAAGGCTTTGATCCTTACGTCGACGAGTAG